A genomic segment from Dethiosulfovibrio russensis encodes:
- the dctP gene encoding TRAP transporter substrate-binding protein DctP, with translation MRKGFLAAALLGIMATVFCTTAIPGMAEAKGDKFKVAGISAPEYRGTKSLYAIKDKFEAATDGKIELDVFPANQLGDYTQVFEEIRRGSIEMGLIFLPSQFDVMLEVGSLPFLASTGEEMKKQLSPGSVVYDIIDKSLDKLGVKLLRLYGDGFIGVGIAKKPSNPTDPSADKDALIRVAPVAVYKETAEDMGFRTTNIPYADTYSAIQTGVCDGWIGGSSQINYLSFRDVIDYYIPYNCLFDQTAYIINKKLWESMKPEEQKALLDAVNVEADKSFADSTIEDLEFQKKLEEAGVEIIEVSDEERAALAEHIRATTWPKLAKTYGEETLEKIKKDL, from the coding sequence ATGAGAAAAGGTTTTTTAGCAGCAGCATTACTGGGAATCATGGCGACGGTTTTCTGCACCACGGCTATCCCCGGAATGGCCGAGGCCAAGGGGGATAAATTCAAGGTAGCCGGTATATCCGCACCGGAGTACAGAGGGACGAAGTCTCTTTACGCCATCAAGGACAAGTTCGAGGCAGCCACGGATGGGAAAATAGAACTTGATGTATTCCCCGCCAACCAGCTTGGAGACTACACCCAGGTATTCGAGGAAATCCGTCGAGGATCTATCGAGATGGGGCTTATCTTTCTTCCCAGTCAGTTCGACGTGATGCTGGAGGTAGGCTCCCTTCCCTTCCTTGCCTCTACGGGAGAAGAAATGAAAAAGCAGCTCTCGCCGGGATCGGTTGTCTACGACATCATAGACAAGTCGCTGGATAAATTGGGAGTCAAGCTTCTAAGGCTCTACGGAGACGGATTTATCGGAGTCGGGATAGCCAAAAAGCCCTCGAACCCCACAGATCCATCTGCCGATAAAGATGCCCTGATAAGGGTCGCCCCTGTAGCGGTCTACAAGGAAACCGCCGAGGACATGGGTTTCCGGACGACCAACATCCCTTACGCCGACACCTACAGCGCCATTCAGACCGGAGTCTGCGACGGATGGATCGGGGGGTCGTCCCAGATAAACTATCTCAGCTTCAGAGACGTCATAGACTACTACATACCCTATAACTGCCTCTTCGATCAGACAGCCTACATAATCAACAAGAAACTGTGGGAGTCGATGAAGCCGGAGGAGCAAAAAGCTCTTCTGGACGCGGTTAACGTCGAGGCGGACAAGAGTTTCGCCGACAGCACCATTGAGGATCTGGAGTTCCAGAAGAAACTCGAAGAAGCCGGAGTGGAGATCATAGAGGTCTCCGACGAAGAGAGAGCCGCTCTAGCGGAACATATCAGAGCGACCACCTGGCCCAAACTGGCAAAGACCTACGGAGAAGAAACACTGGAGAAAATAAAGAAAGACCTCTAG
- a CDS encoding IclR family transcriptional regulator, which yields MSSLQKGLDILRLLADPPFSYTLSEMALATGMGKSGLYKILSSLRDKNFVVQEISSKKYHLGPIVLRMGNVYSRLIGIEDLAEPVLSHLCQVLGETVYISIWEGDRAYPACKKCRPGGIYDANDFIGKSVPINAGASAKLLAAYQDRDRIKKLLDESDLKPVTPYTMTSISEIMEEYEVIRSQGYAVEDQGFSLGEWCLSVPIFDKNGEVHCALSVGAPREAVSEDLIPVWLQRLKDGADEIGMQMQLRR from the coding sequence TTGAGCAGCTTGCAAAAAGGACTCGATATCCTGAGGCTTCTGGCGGATCCACCGTTCAGCTACACGCTGTCGGAGATGGCTTTAGCCACAGGAATGGGTAAAAGCGGTCTGTACAAGATCCTATCGTCCCTCAGGGACAAGAATTTCGTGGTTCAGGAGATTTCCTCCAAAAAATACCATTTGGGACCTATCGTGTTGAGGATGGGAAACGTCTATTCCCGACTGATAGGGATCGAGGATCTAGCGGAACCGGTGCTGTCCCATCTATGCCAAGTTCTCGGAGAGACCGTTTACATAAGCATATGGGAAGGGGATAGAGCATATCCGGCCTGCAAAAAGTGTCGTCCCGGCGGAATCTACGACGCTAACGACTTCATCGGGAAAAGCGTCCCCATAAACGCAGGAGCTTCGGCGAAATTGCTGGCGGCATATCAGGACAGAGACAGAATTAAAAAGCTGCTCGACGAATCAGATCTAAAACCGGTGACACCCTACACAATGACGTCGATCTCGGAAATCATGGAGGAATACGAGGTCATTCGATCGCAGGGGTATGCGGTGGAAGATCAGGGTTTTAGCCTGGGGGAATGGTGCCTATCGGTGCCTATCTTCGACAAAAACGGAGAGGTCCATTGTGCCCTCTCTGTGGGAGCTCCGAGGGAAGCGGTCTCGGAAGACCTCATACCAGTATGGCTCCAAAGACTAAAGGACGGAGCGGACGAGATAGGCATGCAGATGCAGCTAAGACGGTAA
- a CDS encoding class I SAM-dependent methyltransferase: protein MNGNDWGYYDRKASDIAQVYDEATEGISSWFFRAFPEGGRILDVGCGSGRDLDRLLAGGWDGFGVDLSERFLQEALKLYPSLEGRVVVDGLPDLASQNDRSFDGLLCSAVLMHMAEDSLERSLISLARVLRTGGTLLVSLPMDAAGEPIRGLDGDGRFFNGLSSRRLSLMLAVIGFDLLEEDLNEDSLGRRDRKWFTGLYRLKRRRDRACVRQTVVL from the coding sequence TTGAACGGGAACGACTGGGGATATTACGATAGAAAGGCTTCGGATATCGCTCAAGTTTATGACGAGGCGACGGAAGGGATATCCTCTTGGTTTTTCAGGGCCTTCCCCGAGGGGGGGAGGATCCTGGATGTGGGGTGCGGGTCTGGAAGGGATTTAGATCGCCTCCTAGCCGGGGGATGGGACGGTTTCGGGGTGGATCTTTCCGAGAGGTTCCTCCAGGAGGCTTTGAAGCTATACCCCTCTCTGGAAGGGCGGGTCGTCGTGGATGGATTACCCGATCTGGCCTCTCAGAATGATCGTTCCTTCGATGGCTTGCTCTGTTCCGCAGTGTTGATGCACATGGCCGAGGACTCCCTTGAGAGGTCTCTGATCTCTCTGGCCAGGGTGCTTCGTACCGGTGGAACCCTTCTGGTCTCTTTGCCGATGGATGCAGCTGGAGAACCGATAAGGGGATTGGACGGAGATGGTCGATTTTTTAACGGTCTTTCTTCCCGTCGGCTGAGTTTGATGCTTGCCGTTATCGGATTCGATCTTTTGGAGGAGGATCTAAACGAGGACTCTCTGGGACGCCGTGACAGAAAGTGGTTTACCGGTCTTTATCGTCTGAAGAGGCGACGGGATCGAGCATGCGTAAGACAGACCGTTGTGTTATAG
- a CDS encoding YwbE family protein: MSGNIRSDIKPGMRVKVVQKQDQRTGKLTEGVVQDLLTKSPSHPHGIKVRLEGGVVGRVKEIVKD; encoded by the coding sequence TTGTCTGGAAATATAAGAAGCGATATAAAGCCTGGAATGAGGGTCAAGGTCGTACAGAAGCAGGACCAGAGAACCGGAAAGCTTACCGAGGGGGTTGTTCAGGACCTTCTGACGAAAAGCCCCAGCCATCCCCACGGAATTAAGGTTCGACTGGAAGGCGGAGTGGTCGGAAGGGTAAAGGAAATAGTGAAGGACTGA
- a CDS encoding DUF2157 domain-containing protein: MGNKDVVMRITGRDLDEAVSQGLLSTENREELEAFLVERSIDRGEGLRFVSLAYYLGAMVVISALTWFVADSWDRVGGWGLSAIAFAYGCGFAAAGFRFYGRSDTKTLGGLLITMSVCLTPLFTYGLQKATGLWTGSAPGEYVDFFNWVRSGWCVMEISTVLVGLIAMKYVSFPFLVAPVSFSLWFLSMDITPLLGVDHRVVSLVFGIFMIGFALWWDLREDVEGREYGFWLHLFGAVAFWGGLSTMDGRTELRRALYCLINLGFVLFSLLVDRSIYLVLGALGFFGYLGHLAWVVFKDTLYFPFLLVLFGLSVMWLGLWYHKNRNSLTLWMESRMPRWFLRIREIRGDSSLR, translated from the coding sequence ATGGGCAATAAAGATGTTGTGATGAGGATAACAGGCCGTGACCTGGACGAAGCCGTATCTCAAGGGCTCCTCTCGACGGAAAACAGAGAGGAGCTCGAGGCTTTTTTGGTCGAACGTTCTATCGATAGGGGAGAGGGCCTGAGGTTCGTTAGCTTGGCTTACTACCTTGGAGCTATGGTAGTCATATCCGCTTTGACCTGGTTTGTGGCCGATTCCTGGGATCGTGTAGGAGGGTGGGGTCTTAGCGCCATCGCCTTCGCGTATGGTTGTGGCTTCGCTGCGGCGGGATTTCGCTTTTACGGCCGTAGCGACACGAAGACTCTGGGGGGGCTTTTGATAACCATGTCGGTCTGTCTGACCCCCCTTTTCACCTACGGACTACAGAAGGCCACCGGACTCTGGACAGGTTCTGCTCCAGGAGAGTATGTCGATTTTTTCAACTGGGTGCGGTCCGGTTGGTGCGTGATGGAGATATCTACCGTCCTGGTCGGATTGATAGCCATGAAATACGTGAGCTTCCCCTTCCTGGTAGCTCCGGTCTCCTTCTCTCTGTGGTTTCTCTCTATGGATATAACCCCTCTTTTAGGTGTCGACCATAGGGTGGTCTCTTTGGTGTTCGGGATTTTTATGATCGGCTTTGCTCTTTGGTGGGATCTGAGAGAGGACGTGGAGGGACGGGAATACGGTTTTTGGCTCCATCTCTTCGGTGCTGTAGCGTTCTGGGGCGGACTCTCCACCATGGACGGAAGGACCGAGCTGAGAAGGGCTCTATATTGTCTGATAAACCTCGGGTTCGTCCTGTTCTCACTTTTGGTGGATCGGTCGATATACCTGGTACTGGGAGCGTTGGGTTTTTTCGGTTATCTAGGTCATCTCGCCTGGGTGGTCTTCAAAGACACCCTTTATTTTCCTTTCCTGTTGGTCCTCTTTGGTTTATCCGTTATGTGGCTCGGGCTGTGGTATCACAAAAACAGGAACTCTTTGACTCTGTGGATGGAATCCAGAATGCCCCGGTGGTTTTTGAGGATTCGAGAGATCCGCGGCGATTCGTCTTTGAGGTGA
- the sbcD gene encoding exonuclease subunit SbcD encodes MKLLHTSDWHLGKPLCGRRRTEEQAEFLDWLAGLILRESVDLLLVAGDVFDTGTPGSGVQRLYYRFLCSVAESGCSVVVVAGNHDSPSLLDAPSDILGYMNVFVLGVADPEREVVPIVDGDDEVIALVGAVPYLRERDIRRSSWSDDPMDRDRALALGIEEHYSRIFEAMEKKSESTPGVPRIAMGHLFAAGGKVKEDDGSRDLYVGGLGRVGVDLFPDWLDYVALGHLHGAQIVGGRERCRYSGSPMTLGFGESGLEKSVYLVDLDGPDFSCRAVHVPSRTEVVSLGGNRHALSGALSELVLAGRPCLVEAVLCEDVPFSSLREDLESIVEGSSVELLRVKDGTGINGNWSFDVSGGLESMTEEDVFLRRLEGVPLEQNVRDSYVAMFREVLQDILDQDGDETTS; translated from the coding sequence ATGAAGTTGCTGCATACGTCCGATTGGCATCTGGGAAAGCCCCTTTGCGGTAGGAGGAGAACGGAGGAACAGGCAGAGTTCCTGGATTGGCTTGCCGGCCTCATACTTAGAGAGTCGGTGGATTTGCTGCTGGTAGCGGGAGATGTCTTCGATACCGGTACTCCCGGAAGCGGTGTACAACGACTTTATTACCGTTTTCTGTGTTCGGTTGCCGAAAGTGGCTGTAGCGTCGTCGTGGTGGCCGGTAACCACGATTCTCCGTCGTTGTTGGATGCCCCTTCCGATATATTGGGATACATGAATGTCTTCGTTCTTGGCGTCGCAGATCCGGAGAGAGAGGTCGTTCCCATAGTCGACGGAGACGACGAGGTCATCGCTCTGGTCGGTGCTGTCCCCTATCTCAGGGAGAGGGACATTCGGCGTTCCTCTTGGTCCGACGATCCCATGGACCGCGATAGGGCTTTGGCGTTGGGCATAGAGGAGCATTACTCGAGGATTTTCGAGGCTATGGAGAAAAAAAGCGAGTCCACGCCCGGTGTACCAAGGATAGCTATGGGGCATTTGTTCGCCGCCGGAGGCAAGGTTAAGGAAGACGACGGAAGTCGAGATCTCTACGTGGGAGGGTTGGGCCGAGTGGGAGTGGATCTCTTTCCCGATTGGTTGGACTACGTCGCCTTGGGACATCTTCACGGAGCCCAGATCGTCGGAGGGCGAGAGAGATGTCGCTATAGCGGGTCTCCTATGACCCTCGGTTTCGGGGAGTCCGGTTTGGAGAAGTCGGTGTATTTGGTGGATTTGGACGGACCGGATTTTTCCTGTAGAGCCGTCCATGTTCCGTCCAGGACGGAGGTCGTCTCGCTGGGGGGAAACAGACATGCCCTTTCCGGGGCCCTTTCGGAACTGGTTCTTGCCGGACGCCCCTGTCTGGTAGAGGCCGTCCTTTGTGAGGATGTGCCCTTCTCCAGCCTGAGGGAGGATCTAGAATCGATAGTCGAAGGTTCGTCGGTAGAGTTGCTTCGGGTGAAGGACGGTACCGGTATAAACGGAAACTGGAGTTTTGATGTCTCCGGCGGATTGGAGAGCATGACGGAGGAAGATGTCTTTTTGAGGAGGTTGGAGGGAGTTCCTCTGGAACAGAACGTCAGGGATAGTTACGTCGCCATGTTCCGTGAAGTTCTTCAGGACATTCTGGACCAGGATGGAGATGAAACAACGTCATGA
- a CDS encoding AAA family ATPase, giving the protein MRLLRLRFGNLNSLEGRWSIDFRDQRYLDDCLFAIVGPTGSGKSTVLDALCLALYGRTPRLSRVTGSENEIMSKKTGECFAQVEFEAGGESFCCIWSQHRSRKSPSGKLQQPTHLLSRSDGEVLESALSKTSSAVSDLTGLDFDRFTRSVLLAQGGFAAFLDASPGDRAPLLERITGTEIFSRISVAVHDRKRKEEELLKDLESRLSSEVEDGPSGEEVERDLDGLEIDIKRISSDLKEMESRIGSLRERERLESEIRNIELSIADLEEERLSRKIDLGRLERYRSAQTLAAPYERLSSIRERFAELDSSLLEIDRSIESTFFEVKARKEESERLSSDIREMEIERERSIPIWRKARGMDIDIGSLRSSLSERERARDEERKGLSKIEERVLDVERQLEVLEERKKLWSLRMERMQGWDSMIPRLSDIEERLRRFRALFSELKSLEGRLPGLSKEVVERSSELDRSRSELEGLTDEVDSLEKSKVRQDSRLKRLLSGRPIAEWRAMEAFFRRSISLFEGESRSVELEKQIVTLRTDLRKKEADLTVLAEKGDLLESLVDSLEKRRDDRARTIAMEEQRGALVEGRPCPLCGALHHPYSLEAPDFDDGLDEDWRSRKAELSRLRDEKIRLETTVEASSDQMKRLESERAELLRSIEKEKSALMSSAESLSVSIPSDEGKSLLEKRRLEKRLELLDRISEIRDEKRGLLEKLRSSIGEKERMVHRIELSLSELENSLRVAREKKSRLVGDLSSIKISLEADLSPVGLDIGDDLETEISEGALEFEKVSRSLDSLLDSQTELLADKRELEAERSSLSSRLKVISEGIKNREEEIAKRLVEREALFSGNPDVAEEDFDARLKELSSESERVSRFLAVSERQLDSFKESRGKRSDEAASMKSELASAEVAFGELCSEAGLSGEPDFVASFCDQDDMEGLSLWMEDWRNRKNTAEANLDDRKSRKGSIGEFDGEDLRSVEAKAEALRSERDLKLAEKGRLNAELDRIKEMEKSRSELKSRLKEQVSNVELWRGLHGLIGSADGKRFRSFAQGIAFKTLISLANGELRRMTDRYVLLPKEDEPMELLVKDFYQAGEIRSTRNLSGGERFLVSLSLALGLSDMSSRKVRVDSLFLDEGFGTLDEAALDQALEALSELRRGGKLIGVISHVSAIRERIGARIRVEPSGGGRSRLSGPGVLREK; this is encoded by the coding sequence ATGAGACTCCTTAGACTTCGATTCGGGAACCTCAATTCACTGGAGGGACGATGGTCCATAGACTTCAGGGATCAGAGATATCTTGACGATTGCCTCTTTGCCATAGTGGGTCCCACCGGTTCTGGCAAGTCCACCGTTCTCGACGCCCTTTGTCTGGCCCTCTACGGCAGGACTCCCAGGTTGAGCAGGGTAACCGGTTCGGAGAACGAGATAATGAGCAAAAAGACCGGGGAATGTTTTGCTCAGGTCGAGTTCGAGGCAGGGGGAGAGTCTTTTTGCTGTATATGGAGCCAACACCGTTCCAGGAAATCTCCTTCCGGAAAGCTGCAACAGCCGACTCACCTACTGTCCCGTTCGGATGGGGAGGTTCTGGAGTCCGCCTTGAGCAAAACTTCCTCTGCTGTCTCCGATCTGACCGGCCTGGATTTCGATCGCTTTACCAGATCGGTTCTGCTTGCCCAGGGCGGTTTTGCCGCTTTTCTGGACGCCTCTCCCGGAGACAGGGCTCCTCTCCTTGAGAGGATCACCGGGACGGAGATATTCAGTCGAATATCCGTTGCCGTTCATGATAGAAAAAGAAAAGAGGAGGAGCTCCTTAAGGATCTGGAGAGCCGTCTTTCCTCCGAGGTGGAAGACGGTCCTTCCGGCGAAGAGGTGGAGAGAGATCTCGACGGTTTGGAGATCGATATAAAGAGGATCTCCTCGGATCTGAAGGAGATGGAATCTCGGATTGGCTCTCTTCGGGAAAGGGAGAGACTTGAGTCGGAGATAAGAAATATCGAGCTTTCAATCGCTGACCTGGAGGAAGAGAGACTCTCCAGAAAGATCGACCTGGGCCGTCTGGAGAGATATAGGAGCGCTCAAACCCTAGCCGCTCCCTACGAAAGGCTTTCCTCCATCAGAGAACGTTTTGCCGAGCTGGATTCCTCTCTTCTGGAAATAGACAGGTCCATAGAATCCACTTTCTTCGAGGTAAAGGCCCGGAAGGAAGAAAGCGAACGTCTGTCGTCCGACATCAGAGAGATGGAGATAGAGAGAGAGCGATCGATCCCTATATGGCGGAAGGCCAGGGGCATGGACATCGATATCGGATCTCTCCGTTCCTCCCTGTCCGAGAGGGAAAGGGCAAGAGACGAGGAGAGGAAAGGTCTGTCTAAGATCGAGGAACGGGTCCTTGACGTGGAAAGACAACTCGAGGTTTTGGAGGAGAGAAAAAAACTCTGGAGTCTCAGGATGGAGCGGATGCAGGGCTGGGATTCCATGATCCCCCGGCTTTCGGATATAGAGGAACGGTTGAGGAGATTTAGGGCTCTGTTCTCCGAGCTGAAATCCCTGGAGGGACGCCTCCCCGGATTATCTAAGGAGGTCGTCGAAAGGTCCTCCGAACTCGATCGGTCCAGGTCGGAACTGGAAGGTCTGACCGACGAAGTCGACTCGCTGGAGAAATCCAAAGTTCGGCAGGATTCCCGTCTGAAACGTCTTCTATCGGGACGTCCAATTGCGGAATGGAGGGCCATGGAAGCCTTTTTTCGTCGCTCAATCTCGCTTTTTGAAGGAGAGTCCAGGTCTGTCGAACTGGAAAAGCAGATAGTTACGTTGAGGACCGATCTCAGGAAAAAAGAGGCGGATCTAACGGTTTTAGCGGAGAAAGGGGATCTTCTCGAGTCCTTGGTCGACTCTCTGGAGAAGAGAAGGGATGATAGGGCGAGAACCATTGCGATGGAGGAACAGAGGGGGGCTCTGGTCGAAGGACGTCCCTGTCCTCTCTGCGGGGCGCTCCATCACCCCTATTCGTTGGAGGCACCCGATTTCGACGATGGATTGGACGAAGATTGGCGTTCCAGAAAAGCCGAACTATCCCGGCTGAGAGACGAGAAAATCAGGCTCGAGACCACGGTCGAGGCTTCGTCTGACCAGATGAAAAGGCTGGAGTCGGAGAGAGCCGAGCTTTTGAGGTCTATCGAAAAGGAGAAATCTGCCCTGATGTCCTCGGCGGAATCTTTGTCAGTATCGATCCCTTCCGACGAAGGCAAATCCCTTCTTGAAAAAAGACGTCTGGAGAAAAGACTCGAGCTTTTGGATAGGATATCGGAGATCAGGGATGAAAAAAGAGGGCTGTTGGAGAAGCTCAGATCCTCTATCGGAGAAAAGGAAAGGATGGTTCATCGTATCGAGCTATCCCTGTCCGAGTTGGAGAATAGTCTTCGCGTCGCCAGAGAGAAAAAAAGTCGACTTGTCGGAGATCTCTCCTCGATAAAAATCTCCCTTGAGGCGGACCTGTCTCCTGTCGGTCTGGACATAGGGGACGATCTGGAGACAGAGATCTCCGAAGGAGCTTTAGAGTTCGAAAAAGTGAGCAGATCTCTTGATTCCTTGCTGGATAGTCAGACCGAGCTTCTTGCCGATAAGAGGGAACTGGAGGCGGAGCGTTCCTCCCTCTCCAGTCGATTGAAGGTTATCTCTGAGGGGATAAAGAATAGAGAGGAAGAGATCGCCAAGCGGCTTGTCGAGAGGGAGGCGTTGTTTTCGGGGAACCCCGATGTTGCCGAGGAGGATTTCGACGCAAGGCTGAAGGAGCTTTCCTCGGAATCGGAGAGAGTTAGCCGTTTTTTGGCGGTTTCGGAAAGACAGCTTGACTCTTTTAAAGAGTCAAGGGGTAAGAGATCGGATGAAGCGGCGTCGATGAAGTCGGAGCTTGCCTCGGCCGAGGTCGCCTTTGGAGAGCTCTGTAGTGAGGCAGGCCTTTCCGGTGAGCCCGATTTCGTCGCTTCCTTTTGCGATCAGGACGACATGGAAGGGCTTTCTCTTTGGATGGAAGATTGGAGAAACAGAAAGAATACCGCCGAGGCCAATCTAGACGATCGTAAAAGCAGAAAGGGCTCCATAGGAGAATTCGACGGAGAAGATCTCCGATCCGTCGAGGCGAAGGCGGAGGCTCTGAGGTCCGAAAGGGACCTTAAACTGGCAGAAAAAGGTCGGCTGAATGCCGAATTGGACAGGATAAAAGAGATGGAAAAAAGCAGATCGGAGCTGAAGTCCAGGCTTAAGGAACAAGTTTCGAACGTCGAGCTTTGGCGAGGGCTTCACGGTCTGATAGGGTCTGCCGACGGGAAGAGATTTCGGTCTTTCGCCCAAGGGATAGCCTTCAAGACCCTGATCTCCCTCGCCAACGGCGAGCTTCGAAGGATGACGGATCGGTATGTCTTGCTTCCCAAAGAGGACGAGCCTATGGAGCTCCTCGTCAAGGACTTCTATCAGGCTGGGGAAATACGGTCTACCAGGAACCTGTCCGGAGGAGAGCGCTTTCTTGTCAGTCTATCCCTAGCCCTGGGGCTCTCCGATATGTCCAGTCGTAAGGTTAGGGTGGATTCGTTGTTTCTGGACGAGGGGTTCGGCACATTGGACGAAGCCGCTTTGGACCAGGCTCTAGAGGCCTTGTCGGAGCTTCGGCGGGGCGGTAAGCTCATAGGCGTGATATCCCACGTCTCTGCGATAAGAGAGAGGATAGGGGCCCGGATAAGGGTGGAACCTTCGGGAGGAGGCAGAAGCCGTCTGAGTGGTCCCGGAGTTTTACGAGAAAAATAG
- a CDS encoding GNAT family N-acetyltransferase has product MAGESLRSSVSLPTDLTYLEPLEGFVRGLCRVAGCDQRDTSMVALAIEEAVSNVIQHGYDQGETDVFDVSFDVGAAGIVVEVHDKGLPFDPESFFPKEPPSEGAAPERGIGIKLMKGAMDRVEFLNLGKGGKLVRMTKYFRHRRIDSYFSDGDLVESPREESFFGPFEVRAMKPEEALEISRCAYRAYGYSYREFVYYPERIRELNESGMMKSFVAIDSRSSLVGHLALSFSDPDSVIAEMAAAFVNPSCRGQGILGMMNEMVMAEAERSGLQGLFVHAVTSHVASQRGAVKSGFMSTGILLGALFSDLNFKALAGEVRQRESAAVMYRPLCHRVDYDIWVPDRYVSIVSAIVASCGVNGKVRSSPVSLPERSSRIGEGNRSYKVGEFNFGEIRIVDFGEDSLAELQHRLREFRRDRLDVVYLYLDAEIPEAVPFAEECHRMGFVFSGYLPGELRGHDALILQYLEDTPLDLSRINLADKMGQEILEYIVAEMDEREESL; this is encoded by the coding sequence ATGGCTGGAGAATCGTTGCGATCGTCGGTTTCGTTGCCCACGGATTTGACGTATCTGGAACCCCTTGAGGGATTCGTCAGGGGACTGTGCAGGGTCGCGGGGTGCGATCAAAGGGACACGTCCATGGTGGCGTTGGCGATCGAGGAGGCGGTCAGCAACGTTATCCAGCATGGATATGACCAGGGCGAGACGGATGTCTTCGACGTCTCCTTCGATGTGGGCGCCGCCGGCATAGTTGTCGAGGTCCACGATAAAGGACTTCCCTTCGATCCCGAGTCGTTTTTTCCCAAAGAGCCTCCCTCGGAGGGAGCTGCCCCGGAGAGAGGAATAGGCATAAAGTTGATGAAGGGCGCCATGGACAGGGTGGAGTTCCTCAATCTAGGCAAGGGTGGAAAATTGGTCAGGATGACCAAGTACTTTCGTCACAGGAGAATAGACAGCTACTTTTCCGATGGGGACTTGGTCGAATCGCCCAGAGAGGAGTCTTTTTTCGGTCCATTCGAGGTCCGAGCCATGAAGCCGGAGGAGGCTTTGGAGATATCTCGCTGTGCCTATCGAGCCTATGGTTACAGCTACAGAGAGTTCGTATACTACCCGGAGAGAATAAGAGAGCTCAACGAAAGCGGAATGATGAAGTCCTTCGTCGCAATCGATTCCAGGAGTTCCCTCGTGGGACATCTGGCCCTTTCGTTTTCCGACCCCGATTCCGTCATAGCCGAGATGGCGGCGGCTTTCGTAAATCCCTCCTGTAGAGGACAGGGGATTCTCGGGATGATGAATGAGATGGTCATGGCGGAGGCGGAGAGGTCGGGCCTTCAGGGATTGTTCGTCCATGCCGTGACCAGTCACGTAGCTTCACAGAGGGGAGCAGTCAAGTCCGGTTTCATGTCTACCGGGATCCTTTTGGGAGCATTGTTCTCTGACTTGAACTTCAAGGCTCTGGCCGGAGAGGTGCGGCAGAGGGAGAGCGCGGCGGTTATGTACCGTCCCCTGTGCCATCGTGTAGATTACGATATCTGGGTTCCCGATAGATACGTGTCCATCGTGTCCGCCATAGTCGCTTCCTGTGGGGTGAATGGAAAGGTCCGATCGTCGCCAGTCTCACTTCCGGAGAGATCCTCCAGAATAGGAGAGGGGAACAGATCCTATAAGGTAGGGGAGTTCAACTTCGGGGAGATCAGAATAGTGGATTTCGGCGAGGATTCTTTGGCGGAGCTGCAACATCGGCTGAGGGAGTTTCGTAGAGATCGGCTGGACGTCGTGTACCTTTATCTGGACGCAGAGATCCCCGAGGCCGTGCCTTTCGCAGAGGAATGTCACCGAATGGGATTCGTGTTTTCCGGATATCTTCCGGGGGAGTTGAGAGGACACGATGCTTTGATACTTCAGTATCTAGAGGACACTCCTCTGGACCTGTCTCGGATAAATCTAGCCGATAAGATGGGGCAGGAAATACTGGAGTATATAGTCGCCGAGATGGATGAAAGGGAGGAGTCTCTATGA